The following proteins are co-located in the Rhipicephalus microplus isolate Deutch F79 unplaced genomic scaffold, USDA_Rmic scaffold_109, whole genome shotgun sequence genome:
- the LOC142790464 gene encoding uncharacterized protein LOC142790464, with product MTHNEERTHWFKEGAISLGVGVLYGVTNVCVGHPFDTIKTKMQAQAGFESCSMYQSFRKTLRTGGVVGLYRGCVPPLLGSGIYRSVQFAVFEAVYTYLDNTVCTSQIPLTAGLQTRVVIGGVIASTARAIIECPLEYAKISRQIGQTWTLRNVYTGFGVTWMRTVGLMTSYFIFLDSGRRNFNEYFQRPLLGPFLISGLAATAAWWIVWPLEYMKSQVQGHYGEKVSLLQRMQSVYRQKGGFTAMYRGLAPGSIRSFVANGTSMIVMSYAQRKVTELGLRD from the coding sequence ATGACACACAACGAAGAGAGAACTCACTGGTTCAAGGAAGGAGCCATCAGCCTTGGCGTCGGCGTCCTGTATGGGGTCACCAACGTCTGCGTCGGTCATCCGTTCGACACGATCAAAACGAAAATGCAGGCTCAAGCGGGCTTCGAAAGCTGCAGCATGTACCAGTCCTTCCGGAAAACACTCAGAACCGGTGGCGTCGTTGGGCTGTACAGAGGCTGCGTCCCGCCACTGTTGGGATCTGGCATCTACCGTTCCGTCCAATTTGCTGTTTTTGAAGCTGTCTACACGTACCTAGACAACACAGTGTGCACCAGCCAAATTCCTCTCACGGCAGGATTACAAACGAGAGTCGTCATAGGAGGCGTCATTGCGTCGACAGCCCGAGCTATCATTGAATGCCCCTTAGAGTATGCTAAGATAAGCCGCCAAATAGGTCAGACGTGGACGCTGCGCAACGTTTACACGGGATTTGGTGTGACATGGATGCGAACGGTGGGACTCATGACGTCCTATTTCATCTTTCTGGACTCTGGACGTCGTAATTTCAATGAGTACTTCCAGCGGCCCTTGCTGGGACCATTCCTGATCTCGGGTCTGGCAGCAACCGCCGCCTGGTGGATTGTCTGGCCGTTGGAGTACATGAAGTCCCAAGTACAAGGACACTATGGAGAGAAGGTGTCCCTCCTCCAGAGGATGCAGTCGGTCTACAGACAGAAAGGTGGCTTCACTGCCATGTACCGCGGTCTTGCCCCGGGATCAATACGAAGCTTTGTTGCTAATGGGACCAGCATGATCGTCATGAGCTACGCACAGCGAAAGGTCACCGAACTGGGCCTTAGAGATTGA